The following are encoded together in the Cicer arietinum cultivar CDC Frontier isolate Library 1 chromosome 2, Cicar.CDCFrontier_v2.0, whole genome shotgun sequence genome:
- the LOC101505295 gene encoding calcium-dependent protein kinase 2-like, giving the protein MGGCLSKKGSEVEHIGHSHVGVSAMQNQNQNQNQNQNHNHNQNQNQNQNQNHNHNQNQNHNHHEPFVNQSKAPSNQPHQLPEKQVKKPIVQRPSDSNTILGKNFEDVKQIYTLGKELGRGQFGVTYLCTENSTGLKYACKSISKRKLVSKADKEDIKRENQIMQHMSGQPNIVEFKGSYEDKNSVHVVMELCAGGELFDRIIAKGHYSERAAASICRQIVNVVHICHFMGVMHRDLKPENFLLSSKDDKATIKATDFGLSVFIEEGKVYRDIVGSAYYVAPEVLRRRYGKEIDIWSAGVILYILLCGVPPFWAETEKGIFDAILLGDIDFDSHPWPSISHGAKDLVRKMLIQDPKKRITAAQVLEHPWLKEGGNASDKPIDSAVLSRMKQFRAMNKLKKLALKVIAENLSSEEIQGLKAMFTNMDTDKSGTITYEELRAGLQRLGSKLTEAEVQQLMDAADVDGNGTIDYIEFITATMHRHRLERDDHLYKAFQYFDRDNSGFITRDELETAMKEYGMGDEDTIREIISDVDKDNDGRINYEEFCAMMRSGVQQQGKLF; this is encoded by the exons ATGGGTGGTTGTTTGAGTAAAAAAGGGTCAGAGGTAGAACACATTGGTCATTCACATGTTGGTGTTTCTGCTatgcaaaatcaaaatcaaaatcaaaatcaaaatcaaaatcacaatcacaatcaaaatcagaatcaaaatcagaatcaaaatCACAATCACAATCAGAATCAAAATCACAATCACCATGAACCCTTTGTGAATCAATCAAAAGCCCCTTCAAATCAACCACACCAATTACCTgaaaaacaagtcaaaaaacCAATTGTTCAAAGGCCATCAGATTCAAACACAATTCTTGGCAAGAATTTTGAAGATGTGAAGCAAATTTACACACTTGGTAAAGAATTAGGGAGAGGACAATTTGGTGTGACTTATCTTTGCACTGAGAATTCAACTGGTTTGAAATATGCTTGCAAATCAATTTCAAAGAGGAAACTTGTTAGTAAAGCTGATAAAGAAGATATAAAGAGAGAGAATCAAATCATGCAACATATGAGTGGACAACCAAACATTGTTGAGTTTAAAGGTTCTTATGAGGATAAGAATTCAGTTCATGTTGTTATGGAACTTTGTGCTGGTGGTGAACTTTTTGATAGAATTATTGCTAAAGGACATTATAGTGAAAGAGCTGCAGCTTCTATATGTAGACAGATTGTTAATGTTGttcatatttgtcattttatgGGTGTCATGCATAGAGATCTTAAGCCTGAAAATTTCTTGTTGTCTAGTAAGGAtgataaggcaactattaaagCCACTGATTTCGGCTTGTCGGTTTTCATCGAAGAAG GAAAGGTATACCGAGACATAGTTGGTAGTGCTTATTACGTTGCGCCAGAAGTTCTACGTCGTAGATATGGGAAAGAAATAGATATATGGAGTGCAGGAGTTATATTGTATATCTTACTTTGTGGTGTGCCTCCATTTTGGGCAg agACGGAAAAGGGAATATTCGATGCCATATTGCTAGGTGATATTGATTTTGACAGTCATCCTTGGCCAAGCATATCGCATGGTGCGAAGGACCTTGTTCGTAAGATGCTTATACAAGATCCAAAGAAACGCATCACTGCTGCTCAGGTTCTAG AGCATCCATGGCTTAAAGAAGGTGGAAATGCTTCTGACAAACCAATAGACAGTGCAGTCCTTTCGAGAATGAAGCAATTCCGAGCAAtgaataaactaaaaaaactcGCCCTCAAG GTCATTGCTGAAAACCTTTCTTCAGAAGAGATTCAAGGTTTGAAGGCAATGTTTACAAACATGGACACTGACAAAAGTGGTACAATCACATATGAGGAATTGAGGGCGGGATTGCAAAGACTCGGCTCGAAGCTTACCGAAGCTGAAGTGCAGCAGCTTATGGATGCT GCTGATGTAGATGGAAATGGAACAATTGATTACATAGAATTCATCACTGCTACAATGCATAGACACAGGTTAGAAAGAGATGACCATCTTTACAAGGCCTTCCAATATTTTGATAGAGACAACAGTGG TTTTATTACAAGAGATGAACTGGAAACAGCCATGAAGGAATATGGTATGGGCGACGAAGACACAATCCGGGAAATTATATCCGACGTTGATAAAGACAAT GATGGTAGAATTAACTATGAAGAATTTTGTGCAATGATGAGGAGTGGAGTCCAACAACAAGGCAAGCTATTCTAA
- the LOC101505627 gene encoding protein translation factor SUI1 homolog encodes MVDIQIPTTFDPFSEAKESDAPGAKEYVHIRIQQRNGKKSLTTVQGLKKEFSYEKILKDLKKEFCCNGNVVNCKELGKIIQLQGDQRKNVTHFLVHAGLVRKDNIKIHGF; translated from the coding sequence ATGGTCGATATTCAGATCCCGACCACGTTTGATCCATTTTCGGAGGCTAAAGAATCGGATGCGCCGGGTGCGAAAGAGTATGTCCATATTCGGATACAACAAAGAAATGGAAAGAAGAGCCTAACAACAGTGCAAGGGCTGAAGAAAGAATTCAGCTATGAGAAGATTCTTAAAGACCTCAAAAAAGAGTTTTGTTGCAATGGAAATGTTGTGAATTGCAAGGAGCTTGGTAAGATTATACAGCTCCAAGGTGATCAACGCAAAAATGTTACACACTTTCTTGTTCATGCTGGTCTTGTCAGAAAGGACAACATCAAGATTCATGGTTTCTGA